One genomic window of Gallaecimonas sp. GXIMD4217 includes the following:
- a CDS encoding aspartate aminotransferase family protein, producing MTHAKSAALFERAQRVLPGGVSRNTIFRLPHPAYADHGSGCRVTDIDGVTRIDFANNMASLIHGHAHPQITEAVIAQLHKGSAFTLATEVEVAYAELLCSRVPGFEQLRFVNSGTEAVMAMVKAARAYTGKAKIAKVEGAYHGAYDYAEVSQTASPTTWGDRDKPLSVPVAAGTPQGALDDVVVIPYNDVARARAILDRHKGELAAILLDPVSHRVGMVPASDAFVEALYQWTRDNDALLLFDEVITFRIGYGGAQQRYKVAPDLTAMGKIIGGGFPVGAFAGRADVMAVLDPSRPRVLLPHSGTFSANPISLTAGLAAMSLFDRDAVARLNALGELARQKLGDAIDRVGIRACVTGAGSMLRLHLKDSPPGNYREAFAGEDEARGIKLLLDHAFEHGLMLINTCSAMLSTAMTEQEILTLAEVLEAGLRQVLAEIPSLAKEKS from the coding sequence ATGACGCACGCTAAGAGCGCCGCCCTCTTTGAGCGGGCGCAGCGGGTCCTGCCGGGCGGCGTCAGCCGCAACACCATCTTCCGCCTGCCCCACCCGGCCTATGCGGACCACGGCAGTGGCTGCCGCGTCACCGACATCGACGGGGTGACCCGCATCGACTTCGCCAACAACATGGCCTCGCTGATCCACGGCCACGCCCATCCCCAGATCACCGAGGCCGTCATCGCCCAGCTGCACAAGGGCAGCGCCTTTACCCTGGCCACGGAAGTGGAGGTGGCCTACGCGGAGCTGCTGTGCAGCCGCGTGCCGGGCTTCGAGCAGCTGCGCTTCGTCAATTCCGGCACCGAGGCGGTCATGGCCATGGTCAAGGCGGCCCGGGCCTACACCGGCAAGGCGAAGATAGCCAAGGTCGAAGGGGCCTACCACGGCGCCTACGACTACGCCGAGGTGAGCCAGACCGCCTCCCCCACCACCTGGGGAGACCGGGACAAGCCGCTGAGCGTGCCGGTGGCGGCGGGCACGCCCCAGGGGGCCCTGGATGACGTGGTGGTCATCCCCTACAACGACGTGGCCAGGGCCAGGGCCATCCTCGACCGCCACAAGGGGGAGCTGGCCGCCATACTGCTGGATCCGGTGTCGCACCGGGTCGGCATGGTGCCGGCCTCCGACGCCTTCGTGGAGGCCCTGTACCAGTGGACCCGGGACAACGACGCCCTGCTGCTGTTCGACGAGGTGATCACCTTCCGCATCGGCTACGGCGGCGCCCAGCAAAGATACAAGGTGGCGCCGGATCTCACCGCCATGGGCAAGATCATCGGCGGCGGCTTCCCGGTCGGCGCCTTCGCCGGCCGCGCCGACGTCATGGCGGTGCTGGATCCCAGCCGGCCCAGGGTGCTGCTGCCCCATTCCGGCACCTTCTCCGCCAATCCGATCAGCCTGACCGCCGGCCTGGCCGCCATGAGCCTCTTCGACCGGGACGCGGTCGCACGGCTCAATGCCCTTGGCGAGCTGGCCCGGCAAAAGCTCGGCGACGCCATCGACCGGGTCGGGATCCGGGCCTGCGTCACCGGCGCCGGCTCCATGCTGCGGCTGCACCTGAAGGACAGCCCACCCGGCAACTACCGCGAGGCCTTTGCCGGCGAGGACGAGGCCAGGGGCATCAAACTGCTGCTGGACCACGCCTTCGAGCACGGCCTGATGCTGATCAACACCTGCTCGGCCATGCTGTCCACGGCCATGACCGAACAGGAGATCCTGACCCTGGCCGAGGTGCTGGAGGCCGGCCTGCGGCAGGTGCTGGCCGAGATCCCGTCACTGGCAAAGGAGAAATCATGA
- the pcaF gene encoding 3-oxoadipyl-CoA thiolase gives MKDVFICDAIRTPVGRYGGSLAGVRADDLAALPLKALLARNPGLDPGHIDDVILGCANQAGEDNRNIARMAALLAGLPQEVPGLTLNRLCGSGLNAVGSAAQAILSGEAEIVVAGGAESMTRAPLVMAKAETPFARGAELFDTTMGWRFVNPALQAAHGTDTMPRTAENLAEELGISRQDQDSFACRSQQKAAAAQEAGFLAEEIVPVAVPQRRGEPVLFDQDEHPRATTLDKLASLKPIVHDRGTITAGNASGINDGAAALLLASAAGAERQGLTPVARVLGMAVAGVAPRTMGLGPVPATRKLLARLGLDLADMDIIELNEAFAAQALACIRELGLEDDDPRINPQGGAIALGHPLGMSGARLVTSALRQLQRNRQRFALCTMCIGVGQGIALVIERL, from the coding sequence ATGAAAGACGTCTTTATCTGCGATGCCATCCGCACCCCTGTGGGCCGCTACGGCGGCAGTCTGGCCGGCGTCCGCGCCGACGATCTGGCGGCCCTGCCGCTCAAGGCACTGCTGGCCCGCAACCCGGGGCTGGATCCCGGCCACATCGACGACGTGATCCTCGGCTGCGCCAACCAGGCCGGCGAGGACAACCGCAACATCGCCCGCATGGCCGCCCTCTTGGCCGGCCTGCCCCAGGAAGTGCCGGGCCTGACCCTGAACCGGCTGTGCGGCTCCGGCCTCAACGCCGTCGGCAGCGCCGCCCAGGCCATCCTAAGCGGCGAGGCCGAGATCGTCGTCGCCGGCGGCGCCGAGAGCATGACCCGGGCCCCGCTGGTGATGGCCAAGGCCGAGACTCCCTTCGCCCGCGGCGCCGAGCTGTTCGACACCACCATGGGCTGGCGCTTCGTCAATCCGGCGCTGCAGGCGGCCCATGGCACCGACACCATGCCGAGGACGGCGGAAAACCTGGCCGAGGAGCTGGGGATCAGCAGGCAGGATCAGGACAGCTTTGCCTGTCGCAGCCAGCAAAAGGCCGCCGCCGCCCAGGAGGCCGGCTTCCTGGCCGAGGAGATAGTGCCGGTCGCCGTGCCCCAGCGACGGGGCGAGCCGGTGCTGTTCGACCAGGATGAACACCCCAGGGCCACCACCCTGGACAAGCTGGCGAGCCTCAAACCCATAGTCCATGACCGTGGCACCATCACCGCCGGCAACGCCTCCGGCATCAACGATGGCGCCGCCGCCCTGCTGCTGGCTTCGGCAGCAGGCGCCGAGCGTCAGGGCCTGACGCCGGTGGCCAGGGTGCTGGGCATGGCCGTGGCCGGGGTGGCGCCCAGGACCATGGGCCTGGGACCGGTACCGGCCACCAGGAAGCTGCTGGCCCGCCTTGGCCTGGACCTGGCAGACATGGACATCATCGAGCTGAACGAGGCCTTCGCCGCCCAGGCCCTGGCCTGCATCCGCGAGCTGGGCCTGGAGGACGACGACCCCAGGATCAACCCCCAGGGCGGCGCCATCGCCCTGGGCCATCCCCTTGGCATGAGCGGCGCCCGCCTGGTCACCTCGGCGCTGCGCCAGCTGCAGCGCAACCGGCAGCGCTTTGCCCTGTGCACCATGTGCATCGGCGTCGGTCAGGGCATCGCCCTGGTCATAGAGCGGCTCTGA